AAACGCTTagcacttcgagagagagagagagagagagagagagagagggcgcgtCCGTCCCATGTATTCTGGTAGGCGGTTGCGAATGAAATCGAAGGGTCGGCGCTGAAGAGATACTATTCAATTTACGAGAGCGAGCATCGACACGACACGCAAAGGTCAGAGGTAATGAAATTCTGACCGTCTCTTCGAGTTTTCTTAACTTTACACGTAAAAACTTCCCTTTAAATCAAACTCATTCCAAATAATGGGGAACAATATAACGAACGAAGTATGAGGTGGCCTTCATTGTTTGCTCTCAAGACAGTACATATTACGCTATATCCCAAATTTCTAATTGAGACACACAAGTCAGCAGTAATGTCGTAGCCCCACCTGCATATTTTCTTTTAGTAAATACcaataaaagtaatattaatcCATTTTGaagtcattaaaaaagaaaaaaaattctctgttttccggaggttatttatatgatggatgACCAGTCAGTAAACGTTTGTAAGACAGAAAATAGGGAAATTACGGATCATATACGATAATGTGTGTTGCTAGCGATGATTATTTCTTACGAAAATTGACACATTTAAATCTAGTTGGGTCTCAAGTTATAGAACATCTTGTTCTTTATCTTCTCTCTGATCTATTGTGAAAAGATCTTGGAAGAACTCTCGCGTTGTAGTTTACCTTATTGCTCCTCTTAGTGCGTTTCTCTTCGGTTAAGTTATAATCCCGAATTTCAGACCCCTCACTATCTTCCGGACTTGACGAGGCTATGAGAGTCTTCTCTCATAGGCATCGCCCTTAGGGGGTTAGCGCCGTCGTTGCACCTCATGCACttcgctgtaggcattacttgaggttctttgcagcatcccttcggcccctagccacaacccctttcattccttttagtgtacttccgttcatatactctttcttccgtcttactttccaccctctgccatccgttgattcatagtgcaactgcgaggtttcctcccGTTACTCCTTTGAGAcccttctactctcaatttccgtttcagcgctgaatgacctcatagattccaGCGCTTGACCTAATCTCTGGATCCTATTCTGTTTTAAAGTCTTGTCTGTTGTTGGCTTCTGAATTAGACCTCGTCCTTCCTTTTTTGTTCTTGTGGCTGGTTAAAGGAATCAAAAATGATCTAAAGAAGGACTTAGATTAAACATTCACGGCTTGAGCTAACATGAGCCGTGCTTTCACGGCCACTTATGAGTCAGAGCACATTCTACCGATACATCCAGTCAGCATTGAGAGATACGATGTTTTCTTTTGTTGAgtgtttagtttgtttatttgacTTGTTTATATCGGCGAACACAGCAGTCCTCCACTTGTATTTCCAGATTGCAACTGTTCACAGGTTAAGAGCCACTtgaaagtaacagaagataagaAAGGTAATTCGACTTATTCAGAAATAGCAGTTCAATCTCCTTGGCTGATATTCAATAGCCGTTTGTTCACTGGAGGGATGTTCCCTTTCATTCTTATGAGTTGGTGAAAATTGTAAGTTAGATAAGTCCAGGTAGAGAAGGAAATAACAACGTTTAGATAAAAACAACAACGAGTGAAATGGGTAATAATATGGTATTTTTAGTTGTCATGATTTGTATATTGAAACTTCCTGAAGTAGGAAAGGGATCTACGTATTTGCCAGAGAAACTCATAAAACCAGGTAAACCGCTCAGGGGATACCCGAAGGAATATTATTACCTAGACGCACGTTGAGATCGTATTTCCCCGTCACATTTCGAAAAGAAGCAAGAGTTTAAAGTCTGCAGCTTTGGAGTGATTTTTTCATCACagttgcagtctctctctctctctctctctctctctctctctctctctctctctctctctctctctctctctcgctgagaaCAGGCCTGCTTTGAAATTTCACAATTAAACcaaataaatatgtaaactcTACGCGATTGTCTACACATATTCCACTTACTTCCTTCTGCGTTCAGACTTGATACATCCTTCTCAAAATTTGTTTGAACCCTCGCTTTGTCAACGATCTCcttcattattatctttttctttttaataaataaagatcaGATAACACATCTCCTCTTCGAGGGTGTTTTAGTTCAAATCCCTTGCTATGATACGGCGTCAGTGGAATATccggtttaattttaatttcatgatTGTCAGAAATATTAAAtagacttttattttacttattttagaccagacatcatgagagagagagagagagggggttactgAAGTAGTATTTGGATGCTTAATTACAACTGATAAATGTGATGGAATCTTGGGATGTACTTCAACAAGTTTCAAACACCCAAATTCTATGATATCCGTATAAAATATAGAATGACTATCTTAAGATAAATGTAATGATACTGATTTTTTCATGCTTCTAAGATTAATATATCTCCGAGGAGGGGCAGGGGGGAGGGGTTGCtagagcactgtaggcattactaaagggtcttTGCTGTTTGCGGCGTCCCTCTTGGCCCCCTGGTTTTTCTCAATTTGTAGCCCTTTACTtgattcctttcttcagtcttattGCCCCTCCCCGCTCTCTACAGTcttgttgccccccccccccctctctaggTATCACTTATAaaagcctgggtcacacattggcgatttcagaccACGCAAGTCCTAACAGCTGAAATTGTTGCTCATGACGACCCCATTAGCTACTATCTTATTACAACCAAATTGACATAAGTCGTAACGAAGTCACCGAATGTGACGACTTTGTGCCAGTGATGGCGATCATGCAAGGCTGTCCAACATAGTCGCTGTCGTTCCACGATTACTGTCAAAAGTCGCCATGTCATGGCGCAGCACGCAACAATTTCGTAATGGCCTCTCAACATACGGCATTTGAATACGCAAGTTATAACTAGCAATAGCGAGTTAtgacatccatatatatatatatatatatatatatatatatatatatatatatatatatatatatatatatatatatatatattatataattttttttttttgacgatttAGTTACGTAATATTTCGACTTACGTAACGGGGTCAGACAGAGTCGTGGTCATGGAtaccacaacatatatatatatatatatatatatatatatatatatatatatatatatatatatatatggtggtatccATGTTCACGACTCTGTCTGATCCCGTTACGTAAGTCGAAATATTACGTAACTAAATCGTCAAAAATCGTCATGCCTTCATGGAATTCGCTGTCCTGTAAAAACCGTTAAATCTGGGTGTGGCCTTAATCATTGGTGACTTACGTATACGATGACGTAATCTCATCTCATCTTGCACAATGCTGTAATGGTTCATTGCGGAAGTCGGGGGGGCCCAAGGCTCGCGACCATAGGTGATTGATCGCCAAACCCAGTCATTACGACAGTCGCAGTCTGAAATCGTGAACATGTGACCCACCTAGGGTGGGTGGGGGATTTCTCCCATTTCCATTAGAAGCCAGTACTTCACCTTTATTTTATGGTTCTCTTTATCTTGAAGACCAGCCACGCAACACCAACTCCCTCTTTACATCATCTGAAGAGCTGAATGGCCAAAAGCTTCCCCAGTTTTTGTCTTGACAGCCTAATTCATGAAATCTCATGGTTAAGATAtgagaactatactctgttttttttcatctgtccatccgcctgtggggtttttgtatggtaacactgcgtctcgggctttagatagttacagtcagcttacattcaacgattataataatatcctatttcgaatattaacggtgtaattcgcatacagtaaattattaaaacacttttcagttgcaaatgtacacccagatatccttttatttacctaaaacttacacgtagcgtaactatctaaagcccgggacgcagtgttaccatacaaaaacaccacaggcggatggacagatgaaaaaaaacagagtatagtaccatCGGGGCGCTTTATTCATTGTCTTATTTTACCGTAGGGGGAtaatgccgtcagtgtacctcatgcatgactgtaggcattacttaaggttctttgcagcgtgccttcagcccctagctgcaacccctttcgttacttttactgtacctcctttcatactctctttcttcatcttactttccaccctctcctagcagtttattcatagtgcaactgcgaggttttcctcccgttacacctctcaaaccttttactgtcaataaacatttcaagttcctcgttggacgagcggtTTTCGTGCTCACCTACCTGTCTGGTGgtacgaagttcgattctccgctcaaccaacgcggaatcagaggaatttgtttttggtgatagaaattaatttctcaatataatgtagttcggatcccacaataagctgtaggtcccattgctacgaaaccaattggttcctagccacgtaaaaatatatctaatgctTCGgacagcctaggagagctgttaattagctcagtggtctcgtATAGGCCTCatttctatattcaattcgaTTTTTTTTCCACAGGCGCATCGTGGACGAGATCATGCGCGAGCTGGCAGCGAGCGAGAGTCCCGTGGCGGTGGTAGAGGCTGCTGAGCTGACGCGCTGATCTCGACCTGCTACGCGAGGGCTGCCCACGAGAAGAGAGACCACCCCCCTCGGGCGGAGAACTTTCCACATATCATCTACCCTGGTGAGAAACTGATCGCGGCGGGATTTCTTGAATGCGATagagtctatctctctctctctctctctctctctctctctctctctctctctctctctctctctctctctctctctcgagctaatctttttcaatattacattttatttgggCCAGTCACCTCCGACATGTAGGTGGTGAAGTCCGTTGATAAGCGGTTCGATGAAGAGTCACTTTGAGTTTGGGGAATCTGTGATCTACTGCTCATGTCATTCAGATCTGGAGTTATCGTGTTCGCGCCTTCGTGTCGTTAAATATAGtatccatttttttaattttttattttaagtcttTTGTTCAATTTTCATTCTTTACGCCTTGTTATCGTTAATATATAGTAtcctttttctaatttttaataTCTGTTCAAGTTTCCAAGTTTCCTTCTTTACGCATTCATATCGTTAAATatgttaactattttttttttatttcttaattttattcattattaagtTTTACGTATTTGCACTTTCGTATCGCTAACACTATATCCATCTCcttgtattccttttttttttgtcattattaaatTTTTCCCATGAGCGCATGTATGTCTTTAAATACTTTGTCcacttttttgcatttttaatttacTCTAATTTTCCCTTATGAGAGATTATATCCATAGTGTCTTATCTATCAATATGataatcttttctctttctcagtCCTGAGTCTCACCAGTGTCACTAAATAGTATTTCTCTGTATTGTATACTTAGCGTCTTACCTTGGCTACAggaaaatataaaagttgggtgaaatatatttctatttacgaGAACGAATTATTGTCTGTTTTCTTTGTAAATCAAACCTTGCGGTAGTAAATCAGAAAAATCTAAACCTTTtaattattggtttctttattacATGAAGCGACCGTAAAATGTAGCAGACGAAAAAGAGACGAGGGAATAACTTGTACAGCTAAAGAGTGCTGTGTGAGAAATGATTCTGTACAAAATAATTCATTGTAGTTGTGATCTTCATATTTCCCCTTCTTAATACTGCCTTCTGATATTCTGTTTATAATTAAAGTTTCAGCCTTGATCCCTAATACAACTCATATAAGGCTGAGCATTTTATGTATAATTGCAATAGCTGCTTGCACTTTCTAGGTGATAACCTGAATCAACATATGTATATCAACTATTaataaaatctttctctctcagaatcgaagtaaagtaaataatttaaacacatttgtggaaatattacctttattattacatttttatcatcAGTCCTCCTTTTTAACATAATCATCCTTTTCTGTCCGACTCCCAAAAAtacaggaactctctctctctctctctctctctctctctctctctctctctctctctctctctctctctctctctctctctctctgtgaaaatatcacaattttctttttaatcttaagCCTCGTCCTTTTCTTTCCGACTCACAATACTCAGGAACCAAATGGTGTGGAACCGGCAACGTTGCAGACGGACTCGATGACCTGGGTCCCCTCCGCGAAGTGGATATATGTTGCCGAGACCATGACCTCTGCCCGGATGACCTCGAGCCCGGCCAGACACGGCACAATATAACCAATGACTCCTCCTTtaccatgtaaaaaaaatagcattttgtATTTCGTGTAGGATAAGTAATTGATTAGtttataatttattgtttatattatgtaattaattgatatacttatttatttaactgaTATACTTGACAATGGATTAGTTATTGAACTACTTTACTTTAGAAAGATCTTTAAAGCTGAGATTTGATTCATTTTACGATCTTTATTCTACTCTGTATGAATTGCTCCATTAGTGTGATTTGCTTCAGTAGGTAAATTGTTAAATTCATGGATATGTACATTTTGATGAGTAATTGGCCTTATAGGTTAGAGAAATTACTAATTTCACGTAGCTCTTTATACAGACTCATATTAACTTCATTGATTGGGGAAATGATTATAACCTAGGGAGATTTTTTCTGTATGAATGGCTTCAGCAATTAGTAAAATTATTCATTTCTGGGTGGTTGCATATGTATATTTGAGAAATGATTAATTTACCGAGATCTTTAATCTTCTTGCCTTATGGATTAGACAGGTATTTTTTGAGAGATGTTCGTTACTTTTCTGTATGATTGGCTCCATGGAATAGATCATTATTCTACTCTGGTGATTTGGTTGCTTGAATCAGAGAAATTGTTTatttcaaaaagatttttttccacTACATAGGCTTTGGCTTCATGAATTAgagaaataatttgtattttaaacaGACTTGTTCTTCTTTGTGTGATTGGCTTCCTGGATTATAGATAAATTGATTCTGATGACCAAACTTCAAAATCAGGTAGTCAACCATTCTTACAGCTAATTTGTTGAATGGTGTCTAACATTTAGTGGTACTGTTAAATTCTCATTTCTTCTGTTTTCCTCAGTTAACTGGCCACTGAGAAATAAAATTGTCCCTTATCCTTTTGAAACTAAGACCAATTAAACATCTTGtgcaatacatatatacgtagataaaatgaaatgataactTAGATATATGTACCAACCTTACTGCTATTTATTCCGTCTTGCAATTTATTGGTagcattttttccatttcattgtcATTTGAAGTAGCAACATCCTGTTTTGATGGGGTTCCTTCTTCTTGTGACAGCTACTGTAATAActagttttagttttaattatttaaccCTAAGAACTAATTTGTCAGGTAACTTTGATAATTACCTATTGTACATTTCTCAAGTTAACATTCATAACAGCTTGCATGACTGAATTCTGTGTTTGAGAGTGATGTCAATATGAAGGTGAACcttgaccttttttttcttgtcatataACTTAAAGGACTCACTGTGACTGCAACGACAGCTTTcggaagtgtctgcagaaggtGGGAAGTGCTGAGGCCAAGGAGGTGGGGTCTGCCTATTTCTCGACTGGCCTTTTCCAGTGTTATCGCTTAGCTAAGCCAGTCATCGGATGCAAGAAGTGGTCTGGGTTAGTGCAGATATTGTTTCCTGTCTTGTGGACTTTTATGTTATTTGCagagtaataatagtaattgtgTATTTGGTGTTGTATCCTTATCACTAAGGGTTGTTGATAAAGGAAACACCGAAATATAAAAAGTAGATTCTTAATGTCATGAGTGATGTATACAATTTCACAGAGATGCAGTTAAGTGGATATAACAAATGCCAGTAACAGTCCTCTTCTGGCGAAACATTCTGCCAGATGGTTGAGGTTAGATTATTACATATCATACGTAATACATATAGGAATGACATACATTTAATATAGGTAGGTATACACATGgacatgaaatataaaagaacataACAAATACATATGTGAGTTCATGCATTACGTATACTGAATATGTCTTTCATGTACATACCTACATCCCCCCTCATGCATGTAGTACACTTTTTGAGTGGACTTTTTCTATGAGCCTTTGAGACCAATGTGGCGACATTGGGGTTGAATGTCAACCAAGGACTGCTTTTACTGGTCCAAGCAAGAGGCCACAAGGGAAAGAGGGGAGGAGTCAACACTAGCGGGGTGGCACTGGGCAAAGGAAGTGACAGTTTCACCTCCATGCACAACCACTAGGGAAATGAATTTCATAGCCCCTTGCCATGCCGAAACCCATGACTACCTCGAACTTGTTCCAGGGGTGAGATGGTGTGTCTTGAATCCGAACATGCTGTCCAATAGTTAACCTGGGTAGGGAGTGGGCAAGCTGATTGTACCGGGTCTTAATCTGCTTGGCACAGGTGGCATCACAGTGGTCACAGTCCTcagtcttgacctgccactccttTGGAAGGGACTCGGGGTGTGCAGGGATGCGTTGAGTAACCTAATGGGTCAGCCATGATCTGGGTGGGGGAGCAGTCAGTGAATTTGGAAGTATTCCAGAGCTCTAAGTGTTGCTGGAGGGTACTGTTGTCAGAACAAGGTGCTTGATCATCGGCATGACTGTTTGATTACGGATAATATAGGGAGGTCACCACAAGTCTAACTCCCCATTGCTCCATGAAACTCGTTGCTGGTGAACTGTGGTCCTTCATCAATCCTAAGGTGGAGAGGGACACCAACTTCCCGGAAGTAGTAGCAGAAGATCCTGATTGTGTTAGATGCAGTAGTATCACCTTTGCATGGGACAACGACAGGCCATCCTGAGAGTCGGTCAACTATAAAGAAGAGGGCTTTTCTTGCGACAATAAAGAAATCTGCTGAAACAGGCTCAAAGGGCCATCTGGGGTTGTCATCACTCATTAATGGTTCCTGTTGTTGGGTTGGCTGCAATACCTGGCATGACTCACAAGCTCGTGTTgacaattttcaaatcaataTCAGGCCACAAGACAGCCTTTCTTGCCCGGCACTTAGTAGATTCCATACCCCTGTGGCTGTCATGTAGGCCGGACAAGATGCAGTGTCAGGACTTTAACTCTTGCTCCATACAGGATGAGGTCACCATTAGTAGAGCTCATCCCGTATCTTCCAGTTTGAGATTAAGGATTTGTGAAGATCATGCCTATTGGAGGGGAATCCTGAGGTGACACATTCCAGGTGGTGATTGTAGACAGGGTCTGCTCTTGCTGTCTCCTAGGGCCTCAAGGATCCTGTCAGCATCTTGAGCTGGCGACTCTCCTGAAGGGGTTACAGTCATGACTGTTCGGAGATGGGTGGCAGGAAGGGCACCTGCGATTTCTTCCTCTTGTGCAGGCTGGCTGACTGGGGCTCAAGACTAAGCCTCAGGAATGTTTGGAGACTTGCCAGTGTGCCACACAGCTGTGAATATGTAAGTAGAAATTTTCTCCTTCAGACACTGGAGGCGAGGATTCCTGATGGCATCCAGAGGGAAATGATTCTGGATAGGAATTAGGGGGTGGTGATCTGTCATCAGAGTAAAGTTCTGTAGGCCAGCGAGGTACAACCTACTTTTAGACATCACCCAGTCTACAGCCAGCATCTCGAGCTCAATAGTGGCATAGCGTTTCTCAGCTAGTAAGGTGTGAAGCATATCTCTGGAAGATGACAGACAGGTCTTTGTCAAAGGTTGAAGGAACAGGTGGACAGATGAGTGCTGACTTGACTCATCGAACGGCCTCATCATGATCAAGGgtccaaacaaatgttctcttgggGCTCATCAGAGGGAGTACAGGCTGGGCCTTAGCGGAAATGTCAGGAAAGAACTATGCCAGTTGGTTGACCAGGCCCATGAATGATCTGAGGTCGGTCAGGTTAGCTGGAGTCAAGAAATCCCATAAGGCACTGACTTTTCTTGAGCAGCTGAAATGTCCTTACCTGAGGTCATGTATCCGCAGAAGTTGACAGTAGGTGCGGCACCTGGTGAACATCTCTAGGATACGGTAGAGGTATGAATAGTTatcctcatcatggagaagaatgtcatcaacaaccttcacagtgttcttgactcctttAAGGGCCATGTCACCTCCATTTGCCAGTACCCGCATGGGGCATCAGTTATTGTGAAAAACCGAGCCTTCCAGTCCACACTATAAATGGCAATAAGTGTATGGGTGAAGGGTGGGTTGGATGGGAAATTTGGCTGTTCAGCATGGAGAGGTCGACAGTGATGCGTACTCCTGTGTCGCCGAGGATGAGAGGGTGACACCATTCTGAAGGGTCATCACCAGTGGGCTTGATTATTCCATGGGGTCAAGCTCTTCCTTGACCTGAAGACAATGGGAGTCTGTCTTGGGTTGTGAATGGCGAAGGGCACAACTCCATCCTTGAGGTGACTCCTCATGGGGAGAACCAACCATGGGCTTCAGAGGAGCAGACTTCAAGTTTTCTTGGGAAACCAACATCACACATCTGCAAATTCTCAGAGGACATATTCCCCGGCATCCAAAGGTGGCATGGTGCCTGAGATAGGTAGCTCCTTGCGTTTATTAACATGTCTGACTTCAGAAATGGGCTTAGAAAAGTCTGGAGGTATGGCCAACTCTTGACAATGGGCATAAGACAGAAGTGGAGTCTGGACATTTTCATGGACTTGAATCCTAGCAGAACAAGACTGCTTCCCTATGGCGAATGTAGCTTGGAACATACCAAGAGTAGGCACCATTTGAACCCATCCACAGTATGTGTTGTAGTCAGCAGAGGATGTTGAAGGCTGCTGCTTGGGATGCTTAAACTCTCTAGGTGTTGCTGGCCTGTAAGAGTGACATCAGCTCCTGTGTCTGGTAACATTTGTATGCAAGAATTAACATTCCTATGTGCCAGGAAGACACGGATGGGTTGGGGGTGTCTTAGGGGCTGTGGAGGAAGGGTAGCCTAAATGAAGACAGCTGTTCTGCCTTGCATTTCAGGTTTTGCTGGAGCTGGAGTGGGTAGCACTGTTGCTTGGAAATCCATCCTGGtggttctttttattttctctgaagCACTTATCAAAGTGTTTGATGCGGTAGGAAAGAGGGCACAGGACTGTGCTGGCTTGACATTAAATTGTCTTGGACCAATGAATGAGACAGGCACAGCTTTTGCAAGTAGGAATGGCATGAATTAGCTGGTGTTGAGTCAGTTTTGAAGGTAAGGTTGTTTGCTTTGCCCTTTTCTTCTTACCCTTTTTGTTGTCAGAAACAGCACGCAACTGGTCAGGTGGAGTCCAAATGGTGGAGGTTACATGTTTAGCTGCTTCATATGACCGACAGTTGTGATACACCCTGTAATGATGAGGTGGTTTCAAAGGAGATTACATACATTTTCTGAACTAACTCTGCATCTTGAATGCCTGTCAGAATGATCAGCCGGGTCTCCTAGCATGCAGCCACATTCCCCGGGCACAGGTCAACTTCCTCTGCAATGCACCAAAGCCATCTGTAGAAATCTGTAAAAGATTCCCTTCCATCTGTTTGCAACTAAGCAATTCCCTATGGCAAAGAACCTCTTTAAACAAACCCTTTATGTGAGACTGCACGGCATCCAAAACTTCATCTACAGGCTTATCTGTGGAGGCTTAGATCTGTAAGGTGTGCTCCAACACACACTGTGTTTCAAGGGCCAAGCACATCCGCAACTGGGTCATCTATTTTTCCTTAAGAAGCTTGAAAAGATATACCATAATAACATAATCATCCCACTGGTGTCTCATTCCCTGAACATTTAGAATGTTGCATCAGCTTTAAGTTGGGGGGTCATTAGCACTGTCACTTTTTGTGGTGGGAGAAGAGTTGGTTTACTGGAGGAAGAAGCACCCACCTCCATACCTGGTAAGGGGTTTTTTGATTGGAAGGGTTAGGAAGATGAGAGCACCTGGATATGGGAAGTGAATCTTGCATTTTCCTTCTTTATGTGTGCCTCCTCTTGTGCTCTTCTGTCTTCTCCATGTCTTCTTTGTTCACCTCTCTTCATCTTCGCATTATCTTTTCTCTTCTTCAACTTGATAAGTTGAAGGAAATCTGTTCCAGTTGGTTGGCTGGCAGGGAGGGGCTGGTAGTGAGGGTGAAGGAGTGGTGGATAGGGGGAGGAGGGTGACTTCGTCCTGGTGAACTTCTCTCCCACGGTGCTGCCACACTACTGGCTTTTGGCAATCCCTGGTCCATTACGC
The sequence above is a segment of the Macrobrachium nipponense isolate FS-2020 chromosome 2, ASM1510439v2, whole genome shotgun sequence genome. Coding sequences within it:
- the LOC135220639 gene encoding LOW QUALITY PROTEIN: phospholipase A2-like (The sequence of the model RefSeq protein was modified relative to this genomic sequence to represent the inferred CDS: inserted 1 base in 1 codon), whose translation is MRRWWWWLGVVAAVWCLVEVVASIPAPGSYYTDEAAGRILHYDVHSGDCVLFGDRRIVDEIMRELAASESPVAVVEAAELTXLISTCYARAAHEKRDHPPRAENFPHIIYPGTKWCGTGNVADGLDDLGPLREVDICCRDHDLCPDDLEPGQTRHNITNDSSFTMTHCDCNDSFRKCLQKVGSAEAKEVGSAYFSTGLFQCYRLAKPVIGCKKWSGLLNQACQEYEFSEEGEPKWQVFDMKTFE